GGACAATAAACCGAAGATTCCACAGACCGCAAAAATCGTCTGTAGTGCGCTGCCAGGGATTTCAGGAGAAGAACTGATTCAGAGAGGACCCTTGTGTTGTTTGCATCGACTAGTGTAATAATGGCCAATCTATGGTGGTGTGTTTCTGAGGGGGAAAGCGGAAAAGGCACCGCCGGAAGCGCGCCTCGATTCGCCCGGAACTTTTAGCGGAGTCATTGAGTCGAAGCGAGCAACGCAACTGATCAAAAGTCCCTCGGTTGGCTTGTCGCTGCCCGATCGGGACCGATACGCACGGATGGCTTTCGAGGAGTGGAGGGAGGTTGTCGATTTTAAAAGTGTTTATTTAGAGTACTAGCATTCTGCTAAAAAACTCCAGAGGCTGAAAGTTCTGGACATTTGTAGGTGTAGCGAAACCCGAGACGTCTTTTCATGCAGTCATGCCGGTGAATTGCAGGTGATTTGTTTCCGCAGGATTATTCCAATAATACTTAATTAGTGAGTAACACATTGTGTTGCACTTTGGGTGCAATAGCGAAAGTTATGAATTAGGTAACCTGaactgaacattttttttttcattcagagAAATTCAATGGGAGGATTATTTCCTTGCGTATGCTGTTTCATTAATGGTAGTTATACTAAGACACGTTATTTTTGCGGTCATTTAAAATGCAACGAatatatgaacaaaaaactaGTGTATTTTGGATCTCTTAGGATTCCCAAAGGCTAGTTTCACTAAGATTCCTTGTCTTTGTGACGTATATGTTCAGGTCCTGGAATGGATTTCTGGAACCTAATTCAAACATAAGCTATTCAGATGCTTAGCAAAACTTAGATTTACAACACAGctaaaaaaacttggaaagaCCTGGAGCCGGGTGGAACGTGCACGGATATGAGTATCGCTGTGTTGTGCTTCTTACGACCTTCGCTTGCAAATGCAAATGTCTCCACGACGCAACAAAAAGTGTTGGGTGCACATTTTCGACCATTTTGCGGCCGAGGTAGTCACTGAATCCTGGTTTACCTAGAAGCTGAATCGTATCTCAAAGAAATGATGAATGTGGGCTGATATTATGTGTCATTCTGATGTATATATTCTGATGGGAAGTCAAGGAAACACTTGACTTCTCGTGAGTGAAATACTCTGCCTATCTTAATCAAAAATTGACTGCTATATTATGTCCAAACATATGGCGTCGTTTTCAACGTtttggaagtgaaaaaagtaatcaAAAGTATGACTGCCTATTCTAACCCATCTCAGTATTCTCTGTCAATAGTCTAACAAGATGTGAAGGTGCGTAAAGTTAAAACGACGTTCGCGAAGGGTAAAAGGACAAAATACACGGCGCTGATCAATCCCTACGAGTATGCGCCTAAAGTTcgactccaattcagaatcgtttgagatttatgaatacgtgtgcagccttacaatgaacAGCGGGacgagccgatgtgtcaagtcggcGTTTCTACCCTCCTAGATGAATCTCTTACCAATTCGTCGACTCCtgggggatgaaaggtttgattGGGACTAAGAGGCTTTCGAACCTTCTCTGCAGCAATAActgaacttcttaccgactgcaccacaACCGCGCGTTTTAAAGCGGTGTTTaaaacaagcagaaaaatGCTGTCACCTCTGAGTTAAGAGCGTCAGCACTTATGAAGAAATGTCAATATTTACCTGTTTGTTGGAATGATGAATTACACTCTGCCGACGATCTCAGCACCACATCATTTCTAGGTTTTCTTCGTCCAGGATTGCCGGAAGAAACTGAGTTGTTTGAGCGGAAAGAGAAGCACCAAAAagactcatttttgttaaagGAAGTTCACGCGTTTGCTGTCTTTGACGCGTTGACGAAATTAGTCTTATTCATGCAGTTCCATAACAAAAAACTGTCGTGTATTGGTTTGTATAGAAAGTTATGTATGTTTGTTTCATGCTGTTACCCTAGTTAGCCGTTCCATAATGCTGTTCTTTCGATTTCACGAGTTTGAATTCGAATTGTATTGGGCAGCCATGTGCGCGCCAGTCACGTGCACGGCAGCTCCATGACATAACGCAGGGAATTACTCTGTATAAGGGGCTCGCTCGCAGTCAGGGACCCCGTCAGTCGGTTCGACTAGTCCACTGCGACCACGGCGAGACTATAACGTCTCCGAGAGTATTTTCCCCAAAGTGGGGGCGGTTCATATTGGAGAGGAGGTCGTCGCTGGGACTCAGAGCTCCCTTAGGGACTCAGCGGGAGTTCCCAAGCATAAGCGGCTGAGAAGGCGTGCGTGGACCCACAGCGATTTGTGCGGGAGTAGCCGCATGCAACGCCGAGCTGCAGAGCCGTTCGGAGCGGTAGCACCGCATCAGTCAATGCGCCCGAAGGACACCCAAGTGGGCGACgttgcacgtggtggcccacTTATACTTTCAACCCTCTAATTGTATTTGTGTATCGTGTatcaaggataaaggatagccGGCTACGTTGTGTGTGGTAAACGGAATGAAGGAACAAGGCGTTCTTCTACCATTACTTTCAGGAGGGGATGAAATGCTATAACTCCAACTGTTTTAGAGTCAATGCAGGTTTCTTCCTATCGAGAAAGGATCGTTCGCGTGGCGGTAGGTCGAAGATGCTTCGAACCTTTTCGAAAGATTATCAAACAACTGGACTGCACAAAGACTGTCAACGCACCAGAAATGCCAGGAGtcgttgaaaaaaggaatcaaaatAATGACGGAACCAACCTCAACAAAATGGCTCAAGGGCTGGCAATTCGTCGGAAATCTCTTCAGATGATGATCCGTAACGAGCCGGGACTCAAGAGTTATCATAAGAGTTTCCTCATAAGACAACTACTCAAAGATCAGGAAAGGATCGGTAGAAAATGCAAGTAGctcctcgatttttttttcaaatgggcCTCATCTAAGACGCTGAGATGATGATGATAAAGTCTTCAACACTGAAGTGACCAAGAACGCACAAAATCATTGACAGCTTTTTTGAGGAATAGCCGTAGGCGCAACCTAGGAGCCCTTCTCCAAAAGATTTGATGGTGTGTGGCGACATCAGTGCAACCGAGTTGATTTTCATCTACAAAAACGTCAAAATCAGAGACTTTTAGGGCGTTAGTATCGCAAAGCCAATGAATAACAAAAGCAGTCCTCTTCGTTATTTCTCAGCACTTCTCAGCGAAACCAAAATGCCAGTACCAACTGACTTCTGCGGGACTGTGAAGGACTACATCGTCCACAAACTTAACCTATCAAGTGGCGATATCCAGTTGGTGCTTAGCTGAGGATTGTGCTTCCAACGTCCCTCTCGAGAATTTAATATCGACGACGGTTCAGAAAGGGTTCTATTCTGCCtaattctcaagaaaaaaaagcggtgTTCACAGCGATCGAACCTTGAGAATGGTGTGAGTATAAAAATGTCACTGGTAACCCTCAAGCGACAGCCGGTATAgttgaaacaaaacaatataaatTCTGGTGCATTTGCGGCGTTTCGAAGCAGTGCTGTGAAGCGTAGAGGTTAGGGTCGGAGGAGATCTGCTATGACAATACCACTCATCACTGCACTTGCCATCTCGATGCCTGCCGCTAGCTCCACGGTGCGAcctcaagcgcagccgcttacacaactgtatcgagcttcatgtccttttgacccaaCTAAGGATGACAGTGAGTGTGACCAGCGCGGTACAATCACCCTCCAAGCGACACGCATGACCGTATACAGAGGATGATTGTAGGAAATCAGGAAATGTCGTATCACGTGGAACTCCTCTGAGAAAGACTCCGTGTAAAAGCGGAATGGACACACTGTGTTCGAGTAGAGTGAGCATCTAAATAAGCTCATAAAGTGAAAGCTGTTCGATACTGTCGTCCGAAGCTGATTTCGTAGCACGGAGAACGATTAGATCGTTTCCCCTAATCTCCTTGCATATCTTAGAAGCACAGAGATATATTTCCGTAAGGGGCTGCGGTGTGGTGGAGCCAGCGATTGCGATCGCGGTGTGACTGACTCACTCTGAGTCTGCAGTTCGCCTGCAGCGATGACTAGCAAGCGCAcatcctcctctctccttccCCATCTCTTGACCGGATTCGCTAGCTCCAGCGCGCCTCTTCGACTGATGTAGCCACTTAGGCGCAATGCGACCGTAGCAAGCTTAAGGTAGTTTTGACTAGGCAATAGCCAAGAAATTAGGCTCCCACTGAACTAAGGGATACTATACCATACGTACGGTGAAATAGGGTTTGATGCTGCCTCTTTTAAAATATGACCACTATTACCTgcagaattaaataaaatagagtTATGCATAACTGCCACTGGTAACCATAGCCGCGAGGTAACTTTTATGAATGAAATGGGATAAAGCGCgcagcgttgatcaatccgtaTGAGAGTGCGATCGCGCGTTCAACTTCAAATTAATCGTTCCTGGTTTATGAACGAATTGGGGACCGCGTATACTGCTCTGATTGCTACCTCCTCGCAATGATCTTGCTTGTACTAGATGCATTCAAGCATTTTAGTATATGGTCTGAATAAGGGCGAGGTACGATGTTTTACATTCAAAGTTCTATGGCGGAATTCGCAACAAGGGGTCGTTGGCCAGCAAACCTCCAAACCCCAACCCAAATACATCAAACACCTGAAGGACACATCAGACCTTTGGCATCGTGTTGTGACGCTGAACTGCCTGGGATTGTCGATCTCTGAGAAGACTCTTGTCACTCGTTGTCGGCAGGCAGCTCATGCGGAATGTCAGATCTCGCAGCGTATGGACACTGACGAATGGATGGACTAGCGAGCATTTGCTGTACATCGAAAAGCTTGGACAGAATTAAGTTCGAAGACAATACGCCTCAGCGAAGAGTGTAAACGCTAATGCGTTGGCGCAGTTGCTTGCACCGTAAGTCAGACGTGACTCAAACGCGTAAGTCGACTAAGGTTCCTAAATATGTAGTTAATACAAGAGTAGTCTGAACGTCCTGCCAACATCGGAATTCTTTTCGTGTCTTCTTCACTGATCgccagaaaaatttcaaatatccACTGGTCAATGAAGAATGTAAGACACAGCATCCCAGAAAGACcacctttttgatttttgcgcGAGATTTTCTGGAGCCCTTCGATATTCTGCGCTATATCCGCTATATCTCGACAGTATTTTATTCCTAGTCATGACTGTCTTAAATTGTTTACTTCGCAAGAGCATCTGTCGCATAAAAGGATGCTTCATTATTGTTCTGTGTCATTGTGTAAGGATTGGTTTTTGGAAGAACCTATGAATTGTgttgaattttcatttattcacccaaaaattgaagattgtGTTTAATCAAAAGGGGACTAATATCTGTGCTTTTGGTACATAATTCACTGCTAGATCAGTCTACTTCCACAAAAGCTAGCCTGTTGCTTTGTGCTTTAACTAAATCGGATAGgttttaaatctaaaaaacGTTTCCGTAATGTAATTAGAAGTGGAAAATAGCTTTGATCACTAACCATAGCATACATAACGCAACCCTGGGAGAATGACTAAGCTGGAAACAAAACCGTCGTTGACTTCTTTCTAAAACCTGACATCCGCTATTGCTTGGTTGGATTCCGAGCACAAACTCCCAGTCCCATAGCACTTCGTTAATAAGTTTCTCTTGTTCCGTAAACGAAGTTTGGGTAAAATTTCATTGATGGtttgacgtttcgacaacctcgtctttatcaaagagGTGGAAATGCATGGAGGATTTTTGATACTCTGCCTATCTCGTCAATCTCCTCTCTCTCCTTGCCAAATCCCGATATCGTTCCAAATACATCAC
This is a stretch of genomic DNA from Necator americanus strain Aroian chromosome II, whole genome shotgun sequence. It encodes these proteins:
- a CDS encoding hypothetical protein (NECATOR_CHRII.G5775.T2), whose product is MTIPLITALAISMPAASSTVRPQAQPLTQLYRASCPFDPTKDDIYGLNKGEVRCFTFKVLWRNSQQGVVGQQTSKPQPKYIKHLKDTSDLWHRVVTLNCLGLSISEKTLVTRCRQAAHAECQISQRMDTDEWMD
- a CDS encoding hypothetical protein (NECATOR_CHRII.G5775.T1); its protein translation is MPAASSTVRPQAQPLTQLYRASCPFDPTKDDIYGLNKGEVRCFTFKVLWRNSQQGVVGQQTSKPQPKYIKHLKDTSDLWHRVVTLNCLGLSISEKTLVTRCRQAAHAECQISQRMDTDEWMD